The following are encoded in a window of Vigna unguiculata cultivar IT97K-499-35 chromosome 8, ASM411807v1, whole genome shotgun sequence genomic DNA:
- the LOC114195123 gene encoding formin-like protein 3: MVFTPQKLPPLLLLFCLTLSSSVHAITYSTKLEQPQVSHQPYTEVKCGSCPCGSPCDDQLLSPPPPPPSPPPPLPLPEISSPEICDESPPPPPPPRLRPPPSRPPPTPPPPPRFIYVIAPPGDAYAYYYSAAQNRVLGLLVLAALGALSVTILFG; this comes from the coding sequence ATGGTGTTCACTCCTCAAAAACTTCCACCACTGCTTCTTCTTTTCTGTCTCACACTTTCATCTTCAGTTCATGCAATCACGTATTCTACCAAGTTAGAGCAACCACAAGTTTCTCACCAACCATACACTGAAGTTAAGTGTGGATCATGCCCTTGCGGAAGTCCCTGCGATGACCAACTTCTGTCAcctcctcctccacctcctTCGCCGCCGCCACCGCTACCACTACCAGAGATTTCCTCCCCCGAAATTTGTGATGAATCaccgccgccgccgccaccTCCACGGCTGAGACCACCACCCTCACGACCTCCACCAACcccgccgccgccgccaagGTTCATATATGTAATCGCTCCTCCGGGTGATGCATATGCATACTATTACTCTGCTGCTCAAAACAGAGTTCTGGGGTTGCTGGTTTTGGCTGCTCTGGGAGCactatcagtcactattttgtttggataa
- the LOC114194047 gene encoding uncharacterized protein LOC114194047, with protein MARIVLTSSLHIPLFSSLPFTLFFLLLSLMSLFSVITFLCGSHKLKNLRIEAQKKRSNSKLNTNLGNRALSMVKMLSWRKVQAEGEAQGDCSSDHDEEALWRKNILMGEKCRPLNFSGKFDNDFLPRN; from the coding sequence ATGGCAAGGATTGTTCTAACCTCTTCCTTGCACATTCCTCTCTTCTCCTCCCTCCCCTTCacccttttctttcttcttctttcactCATGTCTCTCTTCTCTGTCATCACTTTTCTCTGCGGTTCTCACAAGCTCAAGAACCTCCGCATAGAAGCTCAGAAAAAAAGGTCCAATTCCAAGCTCAACACCAACCTCGGCAACAGGGCACTCTCCATGGTGAAGATGCTGTCGTGGAGGAAGGTGCAGGCAGAGGGAGAAGCCCAAGGAGATTGCAGCAGTGACCATGATGAAGAAGCCCTTTGGAGGAAGAACATCTTGATGGGAGAAAAGTGTCGTCCTTTAAACTTTTCTGGCAAGTTTGACAATGATTTTCTACCCAGGAATTAA